Within the Alkalibaculum bacchi genome, the region GGAGAAAATTAAAAATAATTATTAAGCTTCACATTAGATTATTCTAATTAATTATACAAGCAGGGGGAACTAAAAATGGTTTACTTAAAAATTAAAAGATTAATTGATATAATATTATCATTTTTAGCACTTATTATATTATCTCCAGTATTTTTAATATTAATTATTGCAATCAAAATTGACTCTAAAGGTCCGGTACTGTTCAAACAGAAAAGGGTTGGAATCCATAAGAGTCATTTTAATATATTGAAGTTTAGAACTATGAGGATAGATACTCCAAAAGATTGTCCTACACATCTATTAGAAAATCCAGATCAATGGATTACTAAGGTTGGTAAGTTCTTAAGAAAGACAAGCCTTGATGAACTGCCACAGATTTGGAACATCTTTGTAGGAGAGATGAGTATCATAGGGCCAAGACCTGCCCTTTGGAATCAATATGATCTTATAGAAGAACGGGACAAGTATGGTGCTAATGATGTGCCAGTAGGGCTTACTGGGTGGGCACAGATTAATGGCAGAGATGAGCTCCCTATTGATATTAAGGCAAATCTTGATGGAGAGTATGTTGAGAAGATGAGTTTATGGTTTGATTTAATATGTTTTCTTGGAACTATTAGTTCTGTGCTTAGAAGAAAAGGTGTTATAGAAGGTGGTACAGGGATGATAGCTAAGATTAAGAAAGAAGAAAAGGAAAGTAGCAATTCATAGGGGTGATGAAATGAAGAAGATATTAATCACTGGTAAGAACAGTTACATAGGTACATCTCTAAAGAATTGGCTTTTGAGAGAGCCTGATAAATATTATGTAGATACAGTTAGTGCAAGGGATGATGAATGGAAAATGAAAGATTTCTCTCAATTTAATGCTGTATTTCATGTGGCAGGGATAGCTCATGTATCATCAGATCCGAAGATGGAAGATTTGTATTATAAAGTAAATAGAGATTTAACAATTGAAGTTGCTAAGAAGGCTAAAGCAGAAGGCGTAAAGCAGTTCATTTTTATGAGCAGTATTATTGTTTATGGTGATGGCAGTAGCCATAAAAGAATTATAGATAGAAATACAGTTCCAACACCGAGTAATTTTTATGGAAATAGTAAGCTACAGGCAGAGGAAGGTATTCGAGGTCTTGAGAGTGATGATTTTAAGATAGTTATTCTTAGACCACCAATGATATATGGGAAAGGTTCTAAAGGGAATTATCCAAGGCTTGCAAACATGGCTAAGAAGATACCGGTATTTCCTGATATTGATAATGAGCGCAGTATGCTTCATATAGATAATCTTTGTGAGTTTATTAAAGTAATGATTGATAATGAAGAAAGTGGATTGTTCTATCCACAAAATCAAGAATATGTAAAGACGAGTGAAATGGTTAAATTGATCGCAGAAGTACATGGGAAAAAGATATGGATGACTAAGATATTCAATCCAGTACTGAGATTGATGTTTGGTATTGGTGTAGTTAATAAGGTATTTGGCAATTTGGTTTATGAGCAGTCCATAAGTGACTATGATAAGGCAAATTACAGAATAAGAACAATTAGAGAATCTATTGAGTTAACGGAGGTTGTTAGGTGAGATGAATAATACAAAATATAGTGTTTTGATGTCAATATACCATAAAGAAAAGCCAGATTTTTTTATTGAGAGCATTGAAAGTATGCTTAGGCAAACAATTAAGCCTGATGAAATTGTAATTGTTAAGGATGGCCCAATAACTCCAGAACTTGAAAAAATAATTGATATATATATACAACAGGAACCTGGACTTTTTACAATAGTTCCTTTAAAGAAAAATCTTGGACTAGGGTTAGCATTAAATGAGGGGCTTAAACAATGTAAAAATGAGTTAGTAGCTAGAATGGATACAGATGATATTTCATTAGAAAACAGATGCGAACTACAACTTAAAGAGTTTGAAAACAATTCAGGGCTATGCATAGTTGGAACATGGACAAATGAGTTTTACGATGAACCTTCAAATATTGTTACATCCAGGATTGTTCCAGAAAAACATGAAGATATAATGAGATTTTCAAGAAGAAGAAGCCCGTTTAATCACCCAACAGTCATGTACAAAAAATCAGCTGTATTAGATTGTGGTGGATATCAAGATGTGTTGAGAAAAGAAGATATTGATTTATTTATAAGAATGCTACATAATGGTTGTCTTTCAATGAATATTCCAAAGCCATTGTTACTATTTAGATCAAATGAAGATAACTACAAAAGAAGAAAAACATGGGTAAATTGTAGGAGTTATATTTCTGTTATCTACAAATTTTGGAAGAAGGGGTATTCAAGTACAACGGATTTAGTCGTAGTTGTTATTGGGCAGGTGGTGATGTTTTTATCTCCAGTTTGGTTGTTGAAAATTCTGTCCGATAATATCTTGAGAAGAAAGAAATAATATTATGGATTTTTCTGAATAAATAATCTAAATGAATAGAATTAGAGGTAATGTGGGGGAAGGAAAAATGATAAGTGTTGTAATACCAACTCATAATAGAGTTAATCTATTAGGAAGAGCAATAAAAAGTGCTCAAGAACAAACGATAAAAGATATTGAAATTATAGTAGTATCTGATGGTTCAACTGATGGAACCGATGACTATATGAAAAAAAACTTTAATAATGACCATAGAATTAAATATATCTCTTATAATCCATCTAGAAATGGTAATTATGCAAGAAACAAAGGTATTGAAGCGTCTATAGGAGATTATGTAGCCTTTCTTGATGATGATGATATTTGGGAAAAAGATAAATTGGAAAAACAATTAAATGTAATCAAGGCAGACAATAGAATTGGACTTGTATACACTGGATTAACTTCAATATATGTGAATGAAGGATATTCATACGTTGTTAAGCCAGAATTGGAAGGCGATATATCTAAAGATATATTGATGAAAAATTACATAGGGACAACTTCTACAGTAATGGTAAAAAAAGAAATCTTTGCTAAAAGTGGTATGTTTGATGAGAATTTAATGGCTCTGCAAGACTATGATTTATGGATAAGAATATGTCAATATACAAAAGTAGGAATTGTTAAAGATTCTTGTATTAAATATTACAATTATACAAATAAAATGCAGATATCCAAAAGAACAGAAAAATATGAAGAAACCTATTATTATCTTAAAAAAAAATATGCTGAATTATTCGAAAGATTGTCATCATATGAAAGAAATATTCAACAGAAGAATTATTTTCTTGCGATTGCAAACTTAGCAATGAGGAATGGTTCAAGAAGAATTGCAACGAAATATTCTTCTAAGGCTTTAAAATCTAAACTTACATTAAAAGGGGTTGCTTTTTTATTTCTATCTATAATTGGAAATTATAAGTATGCTTTAATGCTGCGTAAAAAGTTTAATGTTTAAATTATCCCAAAAAATTTTAACAAAAGGGTGTAAGTGACTATTTCGAGAGATTCAAAATTAAATAATAGATTGGTTATCGTAGCATCAAACCTATAAATTGGAGGTATAAATTGGATACAATTACAGATATATTATTACAAATTGAAGAGGAGCATGATTTATTATCCAGGAAAATCAATGATTTTTACTATTGGGGGTATATTAGGTTTTCTATCGATTCTCTAAGCCGTGACTTTAAACAGAATAATAATGTTATGGAATTTATGAGATTGAAGGACTATTTAGGTATCTTTTTAAACTGTACAATTTATAATCCGCTGTTATTAAAGAAAAATAGAAAAAGTATTATTATAATAAATCATCAAAGAAGAGTAAAAAATGGTAGTTACTATGAATGTATTTATACTGATAAACTAGCTGAGATTCTTGAGAAAGATGTATATATTATGGAGTTCCTTAATAAAGGAACCCATTTAAAACCAACTCAAACAAAAAATTTATTATACATGGATTTTGTTAATGTATTTGCTGTAATTCAAAAGCACCTTAATAAAGGTGGAAATAAGAAAATAATGGATCAAATAACAAAAGAGGTAGATTTCTTATATAAAATACTATCTTCTAAATTAGATATAAATATCAATCAAAGTGAATTGCAAAATTTAATCGCTCGGGAATATTATAGATATCATTATAGAAAAAAATGGCTAAATATGATACTAAAAAAGTTGCAACCTAAATTGATTATCGAGGTTGTAAGTTATGAGATCAATAGGATGATAGTTAATGAGATAGCATATAGCAAAAATATACCGGTTATTGAGCTTCAGCACGGAATAATTGGAAAAGAGCATATATCATATAATTTTAGTATGAAACAGAAATTACCTTTTTTTCCTACGGACATTTTTGTTTTTTCTGATTTTTGGAAAAATACAGCACGATGGCCAATAGAAAATGAAAGTGTTCACGTGACTGGATTTCCATATATAGAAAATCAAATTGAAAAATACGGTTGTACTTCAAAGAACAAAAACACACTGAATATTTTAATTATTTCACAGCCTTTATATGGGAAAGTGTTAAGTGAGCTAGCAATATCTTTATATAAAGAGTTGTCAAGATATAATACTGAATTTAAAATAATTTACAAACTTCATCCTGAAGAATACATGAATTGGGAAATAGCCTATAAAGAACTGAGTGTAAATAGAGAAAAAATTGAAGTGGTTTGTAGAAATGAACATTCAATATATCATTATTTTAATATATGTAATATTCAAGTCGGGGCCATTTCAACAGCATTATTCGAGGGTATAGCTTTTAACTTAAAGACCTATATTTTAAAAACGAGAGAATCCGAAATATATATGCAAGATCTAGTAAAAAGTAATTTAGCTTTATTGATTTCAAATGCAAATCAGATGATTGAGGATTTATTGCAATTGAAAAACAAGGCAGATATAGATGTTGATATTAATTATTTTTGGGAAAAGGATGCACTA harbors:
- a CDS encoding sugar transferase; its protein translation is MVYLKIKRLIDIILSFLALIILSPVFLILIIAIKIDSKGPVLFKQKRVGIHKSHFNILKFRTMRIDTPKDCPTHLLENPDQWITKVGKFLRKTSLDELPQIWNIFVGEMSIIGPRPALWNQYDLIEERDKYGANDVPVGLTGWAQINGRDELPIDIKANLDGEYVEKMSLWFDLICFLGTISSVLRRKGVIEGGTGMIAKIKKEEKESSNS
- a CDS encoding NAD-dependent epimerase/dehydratase family protein, producing MKKILITGKNSYIGTSLKNWLLREPDKYYVDTVSARDDEWKMKDFSQFNAVFHVAGIAHVSSDPKMEDLYYKVNRDLTIEVAKKAKAEGVKQFIFMSSIIVYGDGSSHKRIIDRNTVPTPSNFYGNSKLQAEEGIRGLESDDFKIVILRPPMIYGKGSKGNYPRLANMAKKIPVFPDIDNERSMLHIDNLCEFIKVMIDNEESGLFYPQNQEYVKTSEMVKLIAEVHGKKIWMTKIFNPVLRLMFGIGVVNKVFGNLVYEQSISDYDKANYRIRTIRESIELTEVVR
- a CDS encoding glycosyltransferase, with translation MNNTKYSVLMSIYHKEKPDFFIESIESMLRQTIKPDEIVIVKDGPITPELEKIIDIYIQQEPGLFTIVPLKKNLGLGLALNEGLKQCKNELVARMDTDDISLENRCELQLKEFENNSGLCIVGTWTNEFYDEPSNIVTSRIVPEKHEDIMRFSRRRSPFNHPTVMYKKSAVLDCGGYQDVLRKEDIDLFIRMLHNGCLSMNIPKPLLLFRSNEDNYKRRKTWVNCRSYISVIYKFWKKGYSSTTDLVVVVIGQVVMFLSPVWLLKILSDNILRRKK
- a CDS encoding glycosyltransferase family 2 protein, with translation MNRIRGNVGEGKMISVVIPTHNRVNLLGRAIKSAQEQTIKDIEIIVVSDGSTDGTDDYMKKNFNNDHRIKYISYNPSRNGNYARNKGIEASIGDYVAFLDDDDIWEKDKLEKQLNVIKADNRIGLVYTGLTSIYVNEGYSYVVKPELEGDISKDILMKNYIGTTSTVMVKKEIFAKSGMFDENLMALQDYDLWIRICQYTKVGIVKDSCIKYYNYTNKMQISKRTEKYEETYYYLKKKYAELFERLSSYERNIQQKNYFLAIANLAMRNGSRRIATKYSSKALKSKLTLKGVAFLFLSIIGNYKYALMLRKKFNV